In Sphingobacterium zeae, one genomic interval encodes:
- a CDS encoding SPFH domain-containing protein gives MGLFNLFNNQLSEVIEWKNQDPRLLWYKFPSERNEIKNSSKLILAPGQGCILVYEGKGESLLTEPGTYNLKTDNHPFFTTLARLRQNFESEHKLYIYFFRTAAIVNQSWGTGSPIKYIDPHYNLPVEIGLNGTFSYLIKEPVHFYKNIVANQNTVSTAVIQDILNNRIPQQITTQIAQKKLGYNEIDSQLALLSNDIKTAVEQDFKDLGLDITDFKILGTQFDANTQRRIGEIADLTTQNQAAQQAGLSYVELEKLRALRDAAKNEGGIAGVGAQLGVGMELGKQFDLQKDEIKGHIQQEGDFVEKLQKMQLLLRENIITQEEFDALKKQILNKI, from the coding sequence ATGGGACTATTTAATCTTTTTAATAACCAACTTTCTGAAGTTATCGAGTGGAAAAACCAAGACCCTCGATTATTATGGTATAAATTTCCATCCGAAAGGAATGAGATCAAAAATTCCAGCAAACTAATCCTCGCTCCAGGGCAGGGATGCATTCTTGTGTATGAAGGAAAAGGTGAGAGCCTGCTCACCGAGCCTGGAACGTATAACCTCAAAACGGACAACCATCCATTTTTTACTACGTTAGCACGACTACGGCAAAATTTCGAATCCGAACACAAACTGTATATCTACTTTTTTCGTACGGCAGCTATTGTAAATCAATCCTGGGGAACTGGATCTCCAATAAAATATATCGACCCTCATTACAACTTACCCGTAGAAATCGGCTTGAATGGCACGTTCTCTTACCTCATCAAGGAACCGGTGCATTTCTATAAAAACATTGTAGCCAATCAAAATACGGTCAGCACAGCGGTCATCCAGGACATCCTCAATAATCGCATTCCCCAACAAATAACCACACAGATTGCACAGAAGAAGCTGGGTTATAACGAAATTGACAGCCAATTAGCATTACTATCCAACGATATCAAGACTGCGGTAGAACAAGATTTTAAAGATCTCGGGCTCGACATTACAGATTTTAAAATTTTAGGAACCCAATTTGATGCGAATACGCAACGTAGAATTGGAGAAATCGCCGACCTAACCACACAAAATCAAGCCGCACAGCAAGCCGGCCTAAGCTATGTTGAATTAGAAAAATTACGTGCGCTTCGAGACGCCGCTAAGAATGAAGGTGGGATTGCGGGAGTGGGCGCACAACTTGGCGTCGGTATGGAACTGGGTAAGCAGTTTGACCTTCAAAAGGACGAGATCAAAGGGCATATACAGCAAGAAGGCGACTTCGTGGAAAAGCTCCAAAAGATGCAACTGCTACTTCGTGAAAACATCATTACGCAAGAAGAATTCGACGCACTTAAGAAACAGATCCTCAACAAAATATAA
- a CDS encoding BlaI/MecI/CopY family transcriptional regulator translates to MEKLTAQEEQAMQSIWSLNGGFIKEILDNIKGEKMPYTTLASTVKNLERKEFVKAVRYANAKRYEPMVSEEDYKAKFMNSFVGDYFKNSYKEMVSFFVQEEKLTADELKEIMDMIKHNKS, encoded by the coding sequence ATGGAAAAATTAACAGCACAGGAAGAACAGGCAATGCAGTCGATTTGGAGTCTCAATGGAGGATTTATAAAGGAGATCTTAGATAATATCAAAGGTGAAAAGATGCCTTATACCACCTTAGCTTCAACAGTAAAGAATCTGGAACGTAAAGAATTTGTGAAAGCAGTGCGTTATGCCAACGCCAAGCGCTATGAACCAATGGTGAGTGAGGAAGATTATAAAGCAAAATTTATGAATTCCTTTGTCGGTGATTATTTTAAAAATTCTTATAAGGAGATGGTATCTTTCTTTGTGCAGGAAGAGAAATTAACAGCTGATGAATTAAAGGAAATTATGGACATGATTAAGCATAATAAATCTTGA
- a CDS encoding M56 family metallopeptidase, whose product MESLLTYIIQINLLLGIIYLGYIGLLSGLTFYSLNRVYFLVGGLFAFIYPFLDLKSLFVQRGLNMGGVGEQFSLYMTEPEVQQQLSLGRLVEILFVIGAVLLLLKFVFQLLSLLRIHLNSKSDQWRTYLFRNVLIPVVPFSFLNKIYVNKGQHQEVELKDIFKHEDIHVKGLHSVDILLFEMILVCCWYNPFVWLMRRAIRQNLEFLTDQQVLDKGADKQTYQYSLLNVSKKGGSVGLSNQFNFKLLKRRIVMMNKKRSSKLELSKYAFLLPVFLLTGAAFTVSKVEGSIEGVVEQVNKTTVIQLDKDLQVDVALPAKISNKVSKSLAEGLLARQMTKDTLKPKGVMDTIHFRANMKPEKEPLYSTIMSAIPSSEIESINVIKNNGKAIYGEKGKNGVILVTLRKNGSPMVMNQPFTFTYDKKDDAVNVPKIKMNGNPTKVVVASYKSINTTEPDLKGRTEGISGNSIGLSDDGARKAAVRSIEFRGVHASKENPLLVIDGKIVENAQLSGLDPNTIDNISVLKNNPATARYGDQAENGVVIVTTKAYMKEHPEALSSDVEDRLSGKVKKVIRIELDKEKGEAVKKERGE is encoded by the coding sequence ATGGAAAGCTTACTCACCTATATTATACAAATCAACCTGTTGTTGGGTATTATCTATTTGGGGTATATCGGTTTATTGAGCGGGTTGACGTTCTATTCCCTAAATCGGGTATACTTTCTAGTAGGCGGACTTTTTGCTTTTATATATCCGTTTCTTGATTTAAAGTCTTTGTTCGTACAGCGCGGGTTGAATATGGGGGGAGTAGGGGAGCAGTTTTCACTTTATATGACGGAGCCGGAGGTCCAACAACAGCTATCTTTAGGAAGGCTGGTGGAAATCCTGTTTGTGATCGGTGCCGTTTTATTGTTATTGAAATTTGTGTTTCAATTATTGAGTTTATTGCGGATTCATCTGAATTCGAAGTCCGATCAATGGCGGACGTATTTATTCCGGAATGTGCTTATTCCGGTTGTTCCATTTTCGTTTTTGAATAAAATATATGTCAATAAGGGGCAGCATCAGGAGGTTGAACTGAAAGATATTTTTAAGCATGAGGATATTCATGTGAAAGGCCTTCACAGTGTGGATATTTTATTGTTTGAGATGATATTGGTATGTTGTTGGTACAATCCCTTCGTTTGGCTCATGCGCAGGGCCATTCGCCAAAATTTGGAGTTCTTGACTGATCAACAGGTCCTTGATAAAGGAGCGGACAAGCAGACCTACCAGTACAGCTTATTGAATGTGTCCAAAAAGGGGGGCTCGGTGGGATTGAGCAATCAATTTAATTTTAAACTCTTAAAACGGCGTATTGTGATGATGAACAAGAAACGATCATCGAAATTAGAGCTCAGCAAATATGCCTTTCTTTTACCGGTATTTTTATTGACGGGAGCAGCATTTACAGTAAGTAAAGTCGAGGGGAGTATAGAGGGGGTCGTTGAGCAGGTAAATAAGACAACGGTTATCCAGTTGGACAAGGACTTACAAGTTGATGTTGCTTTGCCAGCAAAGATAAGTAACAAGGTAAGTAAGTCTTTAGCGGAAGGCTTGCTTGCCAGGCAAATGACAAAAGATACCTTGAAGCCAAAAGGTGTAATGGATACGATTCATTTTCGGGCCAATATGAAGCCTGAAAAGGAGCCACTCTATTCAACCATTATGTCTGCTATTCCATCGTCGGAAATCGAATCGATTAATGTAATTAAGAATAATGGTAAGGCAATATATGGTGAAAAAGGGAAGAATGGTGTTATTCTTGTCACGTTGAGAAAAAACGGTTCACCTATGGTAATGAATCAGCCCTTTACTTTTACTTATGATAAAAAGGACGATGCAGTTAATGTTCCCAAGATTAAGATGAATGGAAACCCTACGAAAGTTGTTGTGGCGAGCTATAAATCTATAAATACGACTGAACCGGATCTCAAAGGCCGAACGGAGGGAATCTCTGGAAATAGCATTGGGTTATCAGATGATGGGGCGAGGAAAGCTGCTGTCCGCAGTATTGAGTTTCGTGGAGTTCATGCATCTAAGGAAAACCCCCTACTTGTAATCGACGGGAAAATTGTCGAAAACGCCCAGTTAAGTGGGTTAGACCCGAATACAATCGATAACATATCGGTTTTGAAAAATAATCCTGCTACTGCACGATATGGCGATCAGGCGGAGAATGGCGTTGTCATTGTGACCACTAAGGCTTATATGAAGGAGCATCCTGAAGCATTATCTTCTGATGTTGAGGATCGTTTGTCAGGGAAAGTAAAGAAAGTAATTAGGATCGAGTTGGATAAAGAAAAAGGTGAAGCGGTTAAAAAAGAGAGGGGAGAATAA
- the pth gene encoding aminoacyl-tRNA hydrolase produces MNYLIVGLGNIGSEYADTRHNIGFMVADELVKQASASFSLLKLAYYSEFKQRGHNVTVIKPTTYMNLSGKAVNYYMQQCKVPIEHVLVIVDDLAIPFGSLRMKPKGSSAGHNGLKSIEQLCGGQAYPRLRFGIGDNYPKGRQVDYVLGPFDKDEQAELPALIDHSVKMIQSFVNIGIELTMTNLNTK; encoded by the coding sequence ATGAATTATCTTATCGTTGGATTAGGCAATATTGGCAGTGAATATGCCGACACAAGGCATAATATCGGTTTTATGGTTGCCGATGAGCTTGTTAAACAGGCCAGTGCTAGCTTCTCCTTGCTGAAATTAGCCTATTATAGCGAATTTAAGCAAAGAGGGCATAATGTCACCGTCATTAAACCTACGACATACATGAACTTAAGTGGAAAGGCTGTTAATTATTATATGCAACAATGTAAAGTCCCAATTGAGCATGTATTGGTAATTGTGGATGATTTGGCGATCCCTTTCGGCTCACTACGCATGAAGCCCAAAGGAAGTAGCGCTGGTCACAACGGACTAAAATCCATTGAACAGCTTTGCGGTGGACAAGCATATCCCCGTTTACGTTTCGGCATTGGAGACAACTATCCAAAAGGCAGACAGGTAGATTATGTACTTGGCCCTTTTGATAAAGATGAACAAGCAGAGTTACCGGCTCTGATAGACCATTCCGTTAAAATGATCCAGAGTTTTGTTAATATCGGCATCGAGCTAACCATGACAAATCTGAATACGAAATAA
- a CDS encoding 50S ribosomal protein L25/general stress protein Ctc produces MKSIAISGSVRQNVGKRDAKELRYQGLVPAVLYGGTEQTALSVSAADLKPVLYTADVVIVELNIEGQTKRAIVQDAQFHPLTDLVTHVDFLELFDDKEVSLNIPIKLTGTSPGVKMGGKLVQKLRNLRVKALPANLPQEIEVPMESLEVGKSVRVGQIQLENAKVLNNADDTIVSVIMSRALRQAEQEAAKATKGGKK; encoded by the coding sequence ATGAAATCAATTGCTATTAGCGGTTCTGTAAGACAGAACGTAGGGAAAAGAGATGCAAAAGAATTGCGTTACCAAGGCTTAGTACCAGCAGTACTTTACGGTGGTACAGAGCAAACAGCTCTTTCTGTATCCGCAGCTGATTTGAAACCAGTTCTTTACACTGCTGACGTAGTCATTGTTGAATTAAACATTGAAGGTCAAACTAAAAGAGCTATCGTTCAAGACGCACAATTCCACCCATTAACTGATTTAGTTACTCACGTTGACTTTTTAGAGTTATTTGATGACAAAGAAGTATCATTGAATATTCCTATCAAATTAACAGGAACTTCTCCAGGTGTTAAAATGGGGGGTAAATTAGTTCAAAAATTACGTAATTTACGCGTAAAAGCTTTACCTGCAAACTTACCGCAAGAAATTGAAGTACCAATGGAATCTTTAGAGGTTGGTAAATCAGTTCGTGTGGGTCAAATTCAATTAGAAAACGCAAAAGTATTGAACAATGCTGATGATACAATCGTATCGGTAATCATGTCTCGTGCATTGCGTCAAGCTGAACAAGAAGCTGCTAAAGCAACTAAAGGTGGTAAAAAATAA
- a CDS encoding ribose-phosphate pyrophosphokinase, translated as MPLQFNTVKLFAGSGTTELAEKIAQSYGKPLGDKTLSRFSDGEIQPFYNESVRGSDVFIIQSTNQPTDNLFELLLMTDAAKRASAHYITAVVPYFGFARQDRKDKPRVAIGAKMIANLLTAAGIHRIMTMDLHAAQIQGFFDIPVDHLDGSIIFVPYIKSLKLPNLTIASPDMGGSYRARTFAKFFNAEVIICDKRRKRANEIESMSIIGDVTGQDVVLIDDICDTAGTLSKAAALIMENGAKSVRAVCTHAVLSGKAYETIENSVLSEMIVTDTIQLDPEKAKQSTKIKVLSTADLFAKAIKSVNQHSSISDLFEVE; from the coding sequence ATGCCTTTGCAATTCAACACGGTTAAACTATTTGCAGGTTCTGGCACTACAGAACTGGCCGAAAAAATCGCACAATCTTACGGGAAACCACTAGGAGACAAAACATTATCACGTTTTAGCGACGGTGAGATTCAACCATTCTACAATGAATCTGTTCGCGGAAGCGATGTTTTCATTATCCAGTCAACCAACCAACCTACCGACAATCTTTTTGAATTATTATTGATGACAGATGCAGCGAAGAGAGCTTCAGCGCATTACATCACAGCGGTAGTCCCTTACTTTGGTTTTGCAAGACAAGATCGAAAAGACAAACCAAGAGTTGCTATCGGCGCTAAAATGATTGCTAATCTGTTGACCGCTGCTGGTATCCACCGCATCATGACGATGGACCTACACGCAGCTCAAATCCAAGGGTTTTTCGATATCCCTGTTGATCATCTGGATGGCTCTATTATCTTTGTTCCTTATATCAAATCATTAAAACTTCCGAATTTAACGATTGCTTCTCCAGATATGGGTGGTTCGTACCGAGCACGTACTTTTGCTAAATTTTTCAATGCGGAAGTTATTATCTGTGATAAACGCCGTAAGCGTGCGAATGAAATCGAATCAATGTCGATCATTGGTGACGTTACAGGTCAAGATGTTGTTTTGATCGATGATATCTGTGATACGGCAGGTACGCTTTCAAAAGCAGCGGCATTGATTATGGAAAACGGAGCAAAATCTGTCAGAGCAGTTTGTACACATGCTGTGCTATCAGGAAAAGCTTATGAAACCATTGAAAATTCTGTATTGTCAGAAATGATCGTAACAGATACGATTCAATTGGATCCAGAAAAAGCAAAACAATCGACCAAAATCAAAGTGTTATCCACAGCAGACTTATTTGCGAAAGCCATAAAAAGCGTCAATCAACACTCTTCTATTTCTGACTTATTTGAAGTAGAATAA